CAATGCCGCGCGCGCGGCGCGGGCGCAGGGCTATGCCGGCACCGAGGACCAGATCGTGGTGACCGCGGGCGTGCCCTTCAACATGTCGGGCACCACCAACATCCTGCGCGTCGCCCCCTGCGACGAGCGGCTGATCTACTCGACCGATCCCGAGTGATCCGCGGCTGACAGGGACGGGGCCGCGCCCGGCTGCGGGTGCGGCCCCTCCCCCCTTCCGGTGGCGAATCCGGCTTGCAAATATCCGGCCCCCCGCCTATAGGGGCGCCTCTAACCGCGCGGCCGGCCCATTGCGGCATGCCGAGTCGCGCCAGTACGCACTTCGTTAAGGAGACGAAAATGCCCAAGATGAAGACGAAGTCGAGCGCCAAGAAGCGCTTCAAGGTCACCGCGACCGGCAAGATCGTCGCTGGTCAGGCAGGCAAGCGCCACGGCATGATCAAGCGCACCACGAAATTCATCCGCGACGCGCGCGGCACGACCACGCTGTCGGCTCCCGACGCGAAAATCGTCAAGGGCTACATGCCCTACGACCGCTGATATAGGAGAGCTGAACAATGGCACGAGTCAAAGGTGGTGTCGTCACCCACGCCCGTCACAAGAAGGTCATCAAGGCAGCCAAAGGTTACTACGGCCGCCGCAAGAACACCTTCAAGGTTGCAGCCCAGGCCGTCGACAAGGCCAACCAGTACGCGACCCGCGACCGCAAGAACCGCAAGCGCAACTTCCGCGCCCTGTGGATCCAGCGGATCAACGCGGCAGTGCGCGCACATGACGAGGCTCTGACCTACTCGAAGTTCATCAACGGCCTGAACCTGGCCGGCATCGAAGTCGACCGCAAGGTGCTGGCGGATCTCGCCGTGCACGAGCCGGAAGCCTTCAACGCCATCGTCGACCAGGCGAAGGGCGCGCTGGCAGCCTGATAGGCGCCAACGGCAGACTTCAGGAAACGCCGCTCCCCCGGGGGCGGCGTTTTTCGTTTGGCGGGATCGGAGGGGGGCTCTGCCCCCGCCGCGCGGGGCGCGGCTCCCCCGGGATATTTTCGACAAGTGGAAGCGGCAGGCGGCCCCCGCCCTTGCGCGCCGGACCCGCAGCCGGTACTGCACGAACCCGAATAGATGCTCGGAAGAGGCCCGGAATGGACGACCTGCGCGACAAGTATATCGACCTGATTGGCAAGGCGGCGGATGAATCCGCGCTTGAGGATCTGCGGGTGCAGGCCGTCGGCAAGAAGGGCGAGATCAGCCTGCAGATGCGCGAACTGGGCAAGATGAGCCCCGAGGAGCGCCAGCTCATGGGGCCGAAGCTCAACGCGCTGAAGGACGAGATCAACGCCGCGCTCGGCGCCAAGAAGGCGGCGCTGGCCGATGCCGCGCTGAACGAGCGGCTGCAGGCGGAGTGGCTCGACGTGACCCTGCCGGGCCGGAGCCGCCGCGTCGGCAGCATCCACCCCGTCAGCCAGGTCTGGGAAGAGTGCACCGCGATCTTTGCCGACATGGGCTTTGCCGTCGCCGAGGGCCCGCAGGTCGAGACCGACTGGTACAACTTCGACGCGCTGAACATCCCCGGCCACCACCCGGCCCGCGCCGAGATGGACACGTTCTACATGCACCGCGCCGAAGGGGACGACCGCCCGCCGCACGTGCTGCGCACCCATACCTCGCCGGTGCAGATCCGCTCGATGGAAGCCGGCGGCGCGCCCACCCGGATCATCTGCCCGGGCCGCGTCTACCGCGCTGACTACGACCAGACCCACACGCCGATGTTCCATCAGGTCGAGGGGCTTGCCATCGACAAGGACATCTCGATGGCGAACCTCAAGTGGGTGCTGGAGGAGTTCTTCTCGGCCTATTTCGGCCGCTCGGTGAAGACCCGCTTCCGCGCCTCGCACTTCCCGTTCACCGAGCCCTCGGCCGAGGTGGACATCCAGTGCCAGTGGAAGGACGGCTCGGTCACCGTCGGCGAGGGTGACGACTGGCTGGAAGTGCTGGGCTCGGGCATGGTGCACCCCAAGGTGCTGCAGGCCGGCGGGATCGACCCGAACGAGTGGCAGGGC
The Salipiger sp. H15 DNA segment above includes these coding regions:
- the rpmI gene encoding 50S ribosomal protein L35, with product MPKMKTKSSAKKRFKVTATGKIVAGQAGKRHGMIKRTTKFIRDARGTTTLSAPDAKIVKGYMPYDR
- the rplT gene encoding 50S ribosomal protein L20, whose amino-acid sequence is MARVKGGVVTHARHKKVIKAAKGYYGRRKNTFKVAAQAVDKANQYATRDRKNRKRNFRALWIQRINAAVRAHDEALTYSKFINGLNLAGIEVDRKVLADLAVHEPEAFNAIVDQAKGALAA
- the pheS gene encoding phenylalanine--tRNA ligase subunit alpha; protein product: MDDLRDKYIDLIGKAADESALEDLRVQAVGKKGEISLQMRELGKMSPEERQLMGPKLNALKDEINAALGAKKAALADAALNERLQAEWLDVTLPGRSRRVGSIHPVSQVWEECTAIFADMGFAVAEGPQVETDWYNFDALNIPGHHPARAEMDTFYMHRAEGDDRPPHVLRTHTSPVQIRSMEAGGAPTRIICPGRVYRADYDQTHTPMFHQVEGLAIDKDISMANLKWVLEEFFSAYFGRSVKTRFRASHFPFTEPSAEVDIQCQWKDGSVTVGEGDDWLEVLGSGMVHPKVLQAGGIDPNEWQGFAFGMGIDRIAMLKYGIPDLRAFFDSDLRWLRHYGFASLDMPTLHGGLSR